The Deinococcus terrestris genome includes a region encoding these proteins:
- a CDS encoding DUF1345 domain-containing protein — MGAAALLRNSPRRSSKFWCSISHRCSGEADSSINNPRASAPSALDFAFVIGMIFRVSDMAVPSPVIRRLALWHGITAFRLNVAILALTLNVLGSQI, encoded by the coding sequence ATGGGGGCCGCTGCTTTGCTCCGGAACAGCCCGAGAAGGTCGAGCAAGTTCTGGTGCAGCATCTCTCACAGATGCAGCGGCGAGGCCGACAGCAGCATAAACAACCCCAGGGCCAGCGCCCCCTCCGCCCTCGACTTCGCCTTCGTGATCGGCATGATCTTTCGGGTGTCGGACATGGCCGTCCCCAGCCCGGTCATCCGCCGGTTGGCCCTGTGGCACGGCATCACCGCCTTCCGGTTGAACGTCGCGATCCTGGCGCTAACCCTGAATGTGCTCGGCAGCCAGATCTGA